In Corynebacterium aquatimens, one genomic interval encodes:
- a CDS encoding TetR/AcrR family transcriptional regulator produces MNDFSLDHQFSESAAAVADATIRIIASRGLDAVSVREVAKESGLAAGSVQYHAPNKEILLAHAFIRSIQRQTARLEEAPIPNDVFEARVVQLSELLPLGGERLEDAAMWVTYGSASATREWIADLYSQVLRGFQQTVVEALGDVDQAERKARLVTALVNGLTIDNLGADEAEADRVVGDLREGLRLILGV; encoded by the coding sequence ATGAATGATTTTTCGCTGGACCATCAGTTCTCGGAATCGGCTGCTGCCGTTGCCGATGCGACCATTAGGATCATCGCTTCCCGCGGCCTCGACGCAGTGAGCGTGCGCGAAGTGGCCAAAGAATCTGGTCTCGCTGCGGGCTCCGTGCAGTACCACGCCCCGAACAAGGAGATCCTGCTGGCGCATGCGTTCATTCGCTCCATTCAGCGGCAGACGGCTCGTCTTGAAGAGGCGCCGATCCCCAACGATGTATTCGAGGCCCGGGTGGTGCAGCTATCTGAACTTCTCCCCCTTGGCGGCGAGCGTCTCGAGGACGCGGCGATGTGGGTTACCTACGGCTCAGCGTCAGCAACGCGCGAGTGGATTGCCGACCTTTACAGTCAGGTGCTCCGCGGCTTCCAGCAAACGGTCGTAGAGGCACTGGGCGACGTGGACCAAGCTGAGCGAAAGGCGCGACTGGTCACGGCGTTGGTGAACGGCTTGACCATCGACAACCTAGGGGCCGATGAAGCGGAGGCAGATCGTGTTGTCGGGGACCTCCGCGAAGGTTTGCGCTTGATCCTCGGTGTCTAG
- a CDS encoding GAP family protein, translated as MHSLLPLVGLALLDSLSIGTLVIPLALILMWRNVRVPALAAYLLTVAAVYFALGVAMLLGFTGLSSYVERITDTPVFPWITLVLGAILAIFGIFAPDPVKPAPGELPKQLNKPIQTSLPKMIILGLGASLTEAATMLPYIAAMGIISDWDTPMAGQIAAIAAYCGVMIAPTVILAAIALVAGQRFFPRLEKAIPRLQYEAKVTLLWIAAIVGIYMVVNSVGALR; from the coding sequence ATGCACTCCCTCCTTCCGCTCGTCGGTTTAGCTCTGCTCGACAGTTTGAGCATCGGCACGCTCGTCATCCCTCTAGCACTCATTCTCATGTGGCGAAACGTGCGCGTGCCCGCGCTCGCTGCCTACCTGCTCACCGTCGCGGCGGTGTATTTCGCCCTTGGAGTGGCCATGCTCCTGGGGTTCACCGGCCTCAGCTCGTACGTAGAGCGAATCACCGACACGCCCGTCTTCCCCTGGATCACCCTCGTACTGGGAGCAATTCTCGCCATCTTCGGAATCTTCGCGCCCGACCCGGTCAAACCCGCCCCGGGCGAGCTACCGAAGCAGCTGAACAAGCCCATCCAAACCAGCCTGCCCAAGATGATCATCTTGGGCTTAGGAGCCTCCCTGACGGAAGCGGCGACCATGCTGCCTTATATCGCGGCGATGGGAATCATCAGCGACTGGGACACCCCGATGGCAGGACAGATAGCAGCCATCGCCGCGTACTGCGGGGTCATGATCGCGCCGACCGTGATCTTGGCGGCGATCGCGCTCGTTGCGGGACAGAGATTCTTCCCTCGCCTTGAGAAGGCCATTCCCCGCCTTCAGTACGAGGCCAAGGTGACTCTGCTCTGGATCGCGGCGATCGTCGGCATCTACATGGTCGTCAACAGCGTGGGCGCGCTCCGCTAG
- the glf gene encoding UDP-galactopyranose mutase — protein sequence MLRRVGPSISKVPCANVVGMYDLIVVGSGFFGLTIAEQAASELGKRVLVVEKREHIGGNAYSENEPETGIEVHKYGAHLFHTSNDRVWEYVNRFTDFTDYQHRVFAMHDGTAYQFPMGLGLINQFFGRYYSPDEARALIEEQREGLDPAAATNLEERGIALIGKPLYDAFVKHYTAKQWQTDPTDLPPEIISRLPVRYTFNNRYFNDKYEGLPVDGYAAWLENMASSELIDVELNTDWFTVRESVRAASPDAPVVYTGPLDRYFDYSEGRLGWRTLDFEQEVLDTGDFQGTSVMNYNDADVPYTRIHEFRHFHPERDYGDDKTVIVKEYSRFASEDDEVYYPINTPEDRQKLEAYRRLAADESRENKVLFGGRLGTYQYLDMHMAIGAALSVFDNHVRPYFEDGKPIDQPRGH from the coding sequence ATGTTGCGGCGTGTCGGGCCGTCGATAAGCAAAGTGCCCTGCGCTAACGTGGTGGGCATGTATGACCTCATCGTTGTCGGATCGGGATTTTTTGGCCTCACCATCGCGGAGCAAGCGGCGAGTGAGCTGGGCAAACGCGTGCTTGTGGTGGAAAAACGTGAGCACATTGGCGGTAACGCGTATAGCGAAAACGAGCCAGAAACCGGCATTGAGGTGCACAAATACGGCGCGCACCTATTTCACACGTCGAATGACCGCGTGTGGGAATACGTCAACCGTTTCACGGACTTCACCGACTACCAGCACCGGGTCTTCGCCATGCACGACGGCACGGCCTACCAATTCCCGATGGGCCTGGGCCTGATCAACCAGTTCTTTGGCCGCTACTACAGCCCGGATGAGGCGCGCGCCTTGATCGAGGAGCAGCGCGAAGGCCTCGACCCGGCCGCCGCGACGAACCTTGAGGAGCGCGGCATCGCGCTGATCGGCAAGCCGCTTTACGACGCCTTTGTGAAGCACTACACCGCCAAACAGTGGCAAACCGACCCGACCGACCTGCCGCCGGAGATCATCTCCCGCCTGCCCGTGCGCTACACCTTCAATAACCGTTACTTCAACGACAAATACGAAGGCCTGCCGGTGGATGGTTACGCCGCGTGGCTCGAGAACATGGCGTCGTCCGAGCTCATTGACGTGGAGCTGAACACCGACTGGTTTACTGTGCGCGAATCCGTGCGCGCCGCCTCGCCCGACGCCCCGGTCGTTTACACCGGGCCGCTTGACCGCTACTTCGACTACTCCGAGGGCCGCCTCGGCTGGCGCACCCTCGACTTTGAGCAGGAAGTCCTCGACACCGGCGATTTCCAGGGCACGTCCGTAATGAACTACAACGACGCCGACGTCCCCTACACCCGCATCCACGAGTTCCGCCACTTCCACCCAGAGCGGGATTACGGCGACGACAAAACGGTCATTGTCAAGGAGTACAGCCGCTTCGCCTCGGAAGACGACGAAGTCTACTACCCCATCAACACGCCCGAAGATCGCCAAAAGCTCGAAGCTTATCGACGATTGGCCGCCGACGAGTCGCGGGAGAACAAAGTGCTTTTCGGCGGCCGCTTGGGCACCTACCAATACCTGGACATGCACATGGCGATCGGCGCGGCGTTGTCGGTCTTCGACAACCACGTCCGCCCCTACTTTGAAGACGGCAAGCCGATCGACCAGCCCCGCGGGCACTAG
- a CDS encoding peptidoglycan recognition protein family protein produces MRINRRLNQKRKTPVIAAVMSLALVAGGVAGVTTIEKTQDVAPEVPEVVTESASLSDGDSVVVPDPAVAAQGEGEAARTVKEFYRENEFSMFALNWEGNRDIVSYVRAEREPGVWSEWYELPELEGPDGQEADGTDIIWIEPTHRIQVSTGNVDLVEADIPPAPEDGAAPEQAPAPAPAPAATNYGDIAPVADEVPFAPAPVAPGAPAPAPAPAEPVAPAPIDGVTDGEAVVQEPPADEPVEHTTASDIEAIFVDPGEGTAENPIAPAANAYSWAMPKVITRAQWGAGASSTPYYSEPVKAATVHHTAGSNNYTEAESAGIVRGIWTYHAINNRWGDIGYNALVDKYGNIYEGHAGGLDRGPQGAHAYGFNNNTFGISILGNYEEATPTQASLRAVGEMIGWKAAVHNFDPTSTVYLNGRTLPAIFMHKDVGNTACAGRYVEKQMPYIRQTAKAKYNQLKGSTGWVPSTTTTQEPTPSGETGTNTGTTGKTGTTDAGDNTMINNLVEASSMISFEKLAAGDPLAIATAIGTVIGALLLAAAGAGLLPQLGKAGNAEIIPGVNLAKALPFVGKAIEISGNQKANDAWTTFEPILGKLVGTVAGAGGTPYAFFDNGIATEGIGGDEILMGPELSSAWLKQGGDLGALGRPVKDESAPTNGDFRISFERGFIYYDAKTGVVDVTIDK; encoded by the coding sequence ATGCGAATCAACCGCCGACTCAATCAAAAGCGAAAGACTCCGGTGATTGCCGCTGTCATGTCGCTGGCGCTCGTCGCTGGTGGCGTGGCTGGCGTGACCACCATCGAAAAAACCCAGGACGTCGCTCCCGAGGTCCCCGAAGTGGTCACCGAGAGCGCTTCGCTTAGCGACGGCGACAGTGTCGTCGTCCCGGACCCCGCCGTGGCTGCACAGGGTGAGGGCGAAGCTGCCCGCACCGTAAAAGAATTTTACCGCGAGAACGAATTCTCCATGTTCGCGCTGAACTGGGAAGGTAACCGCGACATCGTCTCCTACGTCCGCGCCGAACGTGAGCCGGGCGTCTGGTCAGAATGGTACGAGCTGCCTGAACTGGAAGGCCCCGACGGCCAGGAGGCTGACGGCACCGACATCATCTGGATCGAGCCGACGCACAGGATCCAGGTTTCCACCGGAAACGTGGACCTCGTTGAAGCTGACATTCCGCCAGCACCGGAGGACGGTGCAGCGCCTGAGCAGGCACCAGCTCCAGCCCCGGCTCCCGCCGCTACGAACTACGGCGACATCGCACCGGTCGCGGACGAGGTTCCGTTCGCTCCCGCTCCAGTAGCCCCCGGCGCGCCCGCACCGGCACCGGCGCCAGCTGAGCCCGTAGCACCGGCACCGATTGACGGCGTGACCGACGGCGAAGCCGTGGTCCAGGAGCCACCAGCCGACGAGCCGGTGGAGCACACCACTGCATCCGACATCGAAGCAATCTTCGTCGACCCGGGTGAAGGAACTGCCGAAAACCCGATCGCACCGGCCGCAAACGCATATTCCTGGGCAATGCCCAAGGTGATCACCCGTGCCCAGTGGGGTGCCGGGGCATCATCGACCCCGTACTACTCGGAGCCGGTGAAGGCCGCAACGGTGCACCACACCGCGGGTTCCAACAACTACACCGAGGCAGAGTCAGCAGGCATTGTTCGAGGTATCTGGACGTACCACGCCATCAACAATCGTTGGGGCGACATTGGGTACAACGCCCTCGTCGATAAGTACGGCAATATCTACGAAGGCCACGCGGGCGGTCTCGACCGTGGCCCGCAGGGCGCCCACGCCTATGGCTTTAACAACAACACCTTCGGCATCTCAATCTTGGGTAACTACGAGGAGGCCACCCCAACGCAGGCATCGCTGCGCGCCGTCGGTGAGATGATCGGCTGGAAGGCCGCGGTTCACAACTTCGACCCGACCAGCACCGTCTACCTCAACGGCCGGACCCTGCCCGCCATCTTCATGCACAAGGACGTGGGCAACACCGCGTGCGCGGGTAGGTACGTAGAAAAACAGATGCCGTACATCCGCCAAACCGCAAAGGCGAAATACAACCAGCTCAAGGGAAGCACTGGCTGGGTTCCATCGACGACGACCACGCAGGAGCCGACACCAAGCGGCGAGACCGGAACGAACACTGGAACAACCGGCAAAACCGGAACAACAGACGCCGGCGACAACACCATGATCAACAACCTGGTGGAGGCTTCCAGCATGATCTCCTTCGAGAAGCTTGCTGCAGGCGATCCGTTGGCCATCGCTACCGCGATCGGCACCGTGATCGGCGCGCTGCTCTTGGCAGCTGCGGGCGCGGGTTTGCTTCCCCAGCTTGGCAAGGCTGGTAATGCCGAGATCATCCCGGGCGTGAACCTGGCCAAGGCTCTTCCGTTCGTCGGTAAGGCGATTGAGATTTCCGGCAACCAGAAGGCGAACGACGCCTGGACCACCTTCGAACCGATCCTGGGCAAGCTCGTTGGCACGGTGGCCGGCGCGGGCGGCACCCCCTACGCATTCTTCGACAACGGCATCGCAACCGAGGGCATCGGTGGCGACGAGATCCTGATGGGCCCAGAGCTGTCGTCGGCATGGCTGAAGCAGGGCGGCGACTTGGGTGCGCTGGGCAGGCCAGTCAAGGATGAGTCGGCGCCCACCAACGGCGACTTCCGCATCTCCTTCGAGCGCGGCTTCATTTACTACGACGCGAAAACGGGTGTCGTCGACGTGACCATCGATAAATAA
- the glpK gene encoding glycerol kinase GlpK — protein sequence MYIAAIDQGTTSTRCFITTDEGEVVGTAQFEHEQIMPREGWVEHDPQEIWGNTRRAITEALVEADLELEDLDAVGVTNQRETAVIWDKHTGKPIYNAIVWQDTRTENFPINRGDGKKKTATRSGEDKERYLRTTGLLANSYPAGPKWAWILDNVEGAREQAERGDLLAGTIDTWLIWNLTGGARAVRRGMKEGGMFDRLGIRGRAQHVTDVTNASRTLLMDLETLEWDDDLCQEIGVPREILPEIRPSFGLFGTMRRRKGSRDVPITGVLGDQQAALFGQGCLDVGDAKMTYGTGLFMLLNTGAEPQFSDHGMLTTVAYQNKGEAPVYALEGSVAVGGSLIQWLRDQLGIISSAEESERLAAEVDSSGGVVIVPAFSGLFAPRWRPDARGVMTGLTRFVDKRHIARAALEATCLQTREVVAAMEKDSDIAVERLRVDGGMTANSLLMQMQADILDSAVVRPDNMETTVMGAASAAGIGAGLIEKPFSLGGDTIWENTMAGPERDRLVWQWDAAVERSLDLA from the coding sequence ATGTATATTGCCGCCATTGATCAGGGGACGACGTCAACGAGGTGCTTCATCACCACGGATGAAGGCGAGGTCGTTGGCACCGCACAGTTTGAGCATGAGCAAATCATGCCCCGCGAGGGCTGGGTGGAGCATGACCCCCAGGAGATCTGGGGCAATACCCGCCGCGCGATTACGGAGGCGCTGGTCGAGGCGGATCTAGAGCTGGAAGACCTCGACGCAGTCGGAGTCACCAACCAGCGCGAGACCGCGGTGATCTGGGACAAACACACGGGCAAGCCGATCTACAACGCGATCGTGTGGCAGGACACGCGCACGGAGAATTTCCCGATCAATCGTGGCGACGGCAAAAAGAAAACCGCAACTCGCAGCGGTGAAGACAAAGAGCGCTACCTGCGCACGACCGGCTTGCTGGCGAACTCGTATCCGGCCGGGCCGAAGTGGGCGTGGATCCTGGACAACGTTGAAGGTGCGCGCGAACAGGCGGAACGGGGTGATCTGCTGGCGGGCACGATCGATACCTGGCTGATCTGGAACCTCACGGGCGGCGCCCGGGCGGTCCGGCGGGGGATGAAGGAAGGCGGCATGTTCGACCGCCTCGGCATCCGAGGCAGGGCACAGCACGTCACCGACGTCACCAACGCGTCGCGCACGCTGCTCATGGATTTGGAAACGCTCGAATGGGACGACGACCTCTGCCAAGAGATCGGTGTTCCGAGGGAAATCCTGCCGGAGATTCGCCCGAGTTTCGGGCTGTTTGGCACGATGCGCCGCCGCAAAGGTTCCCGCGATGTGCCGATCACGGGGGTCCTCGGCGACCAGCAGGCCGCGTTGTTCGGCCAAGGCTGCCTCGATGTGGGCGACGCAAAAATGACCTATGGCACTGGCCTGTTCATGCTGCTCAACACCGGTGCGGAACCACAGTTTTCTGATCACGGCATGCTCACCACAGTCGCCTACCAGAACAAGGGCGAGGCCCCCGTTTACGCCCTTGAAGGTTCCGTCGCGGTCGGTGGCTCTTTGATCCAGTGGCTGCGCGATCAGCTCGGCATCATCTCCAGCGCTGAAGAATCGGAGAGGCTCGCCGCCGAAGTCGACAGCTCAGGCGGCGTGGTCATCGTCCCAGCGTTTTCTGGGCTGTTCGCCCCGCGTTGGCGCCCGGACGCGCGGGGAGTGATGACGGGGTTGACCCGGTTCGTCGATAAGCGTCATATTGCTCGCGCCGCGCTTGAGGCGACGTGTCTGCAGACCCGCGAGGTGGTCGCCGCGATGGAGAAGGACTCTGACATCGCGGTTGAGCGCTTGCGTGTCGACGGCGGAATGACAGCGAACTCCCTGCTCATGCAGATGCAGGCCGACATTTTGGACTCGGCGGTCGTGCGCCCCGACAACATGGAGACGACCGTGATGGGTGCGGCGAGCGCCGCCGGGATCGGTGCGGGCCTCATCGAGAAACCCTTCAGCCTCGGCGGCGATACCATCTGGGAAAACACAATGGCCGGCCCCGAAAGGGACCGGCTGGTGTGGCAGTGGGATGCCGCGGTGGAGCGTAGCTTGGACCTTGCCTAG
- a CDS encoding HAD family hydrolase, producing MSTGAPKLIVSDIDGTFLNSTNRVTPRLRDVIMRAVRSGAKFGLATGRPHRWLTPVLDQLPISPICVCANGAVLYDPSSDSILARHELEPDVMADIVSAVASAMPSGIGWGVERVGSSALDPEDECFLITQDYNPDLWDIGYGKVTIRELVSVPAAKLLVRHPTMNSAEMFDIIAPLVDADDAHVTYSMDEGLIEIAAPGITKATGVSTLAAHYGLTAADTITFGDMPNDVEMLAWAGLGVAMGNAAPIVHDAADYITGDNDSDGVAQVLERWF from the coding sequence ATGTCCACCGGCGCCCCGAAACTCATAGTCAGCGACATCGACGGAACGTTTTTAAACAGCACGAACCGCGTTACTCCGCGCCTGCGTGACGTGATCATGCGCGCCGTCCGCTCGGGGGCGAAGTTCGGCTTGGCGACGGGGCGTCCCCACCGCTGGCTCACCCCGGTACTAGATCAGCTGCCGATCTCTCCGATTTGTGTGTGCGCAAACGGCGCGGTGCTGTACGACCCGTCGTCGGATAGCATTCTGGCCCGCCACGAGCTGGAGCCGGATGTCATGGCGGACATCGTCTCAGCCGTGGCATCTGCGATGCCCAGCGGCATCGGCTGGGGAGTGGAGCGCGTGGGCAGCTCGGCGCTGGACCCGGAAGACGAATGCTTCCTGATTACCCAGGATTACAACCCTGACCTGTGGGACATCGGCTACGGAAAGGTCACCATCCGGGAACTCGTGTCGGTTCCCGCCGCGAAACTCTTGGTGCGCCACCCGACCATGAACTCAGCGGAGATGTTTGACATCATTGCCCCGCTGGTTGACGCGGACGACGCCCACGTCACCTATTCCATGGACGAGGGTCTCATCGAAATCGCCGCGCCGGGAATCACTAAAGCTACTGGTGTTTCCACCCTTGCCGCGCATTACGGACTCACTGCCGCTGACACCATCACGTTCGGCGACATGCCCAACGACGTGGAAATGCTCGCGTGGGCTGGCCTTGGCGTGGCCATGGGCAACGCGGCCCCCATCGTCCACGACGCCGCGGACTACATCACCGGCGACAACGATAGCGACGGGGTCGCGCAGGTGCTCGAGCGCTGGTTCTAG
- a CDS encoding lysophospholipid acyltransferase family protein: MSVPAGYRVDSHVFLVPETDEVVPTQPGWTWRNEWTHHLVKDIMVPVMSLQGVKYYIHGSEHIPTSGGVLMAANHTGYYDFVAGALPGLVRGRRPVRYMAKKELWDDPFTRWISNGGKQIPVDRSRGAASIDAAVESLKNGEYVGIFPDGTLSRSFELSDWKSGAARIAQKADVPLVPCAIWGSQRIWTKGRKKELGRTGYPIIVNVGPPVPTDGTPEEATARLVDAVQQLLDEARQMYSDKFGPFEPGLDWMPASMGGSAPTPEEARELNRREKEERERKKAQK; encoded by the coding sequence GTGTCTGTTCCAGCAGGTTACCGCGTTGATAGCCACGTATTCCTCGTTCCCGAAACCGATGAAGTCGTCCCCACTCAGCCGGGGTGGACGTGGCGCAATGAGTGGACCCACCACCTGGTGAAGGACATCATGGTTCCGGTGATGAGCCTGCAAGGCGTGAAGTACTACATCCACGGCTCCGAACACATCCCCACGTCAGGCGGCGTGCTCATGGCCGCCAACCACACCGGCTACTACGACTTCGTCGCGGGCGCACTCCCGGGCCTTGTCCGCGGCCGCCGCCCCGTGCGCTACATGGCCAAAAAGGAACTGTGGGACGACCCGTTCACCCGCTGGATTTCCAACGGCGGCAAGCAGATCCCCGTCGACCGGTCTCGCGGCGCTGCCAGCATTGACGCCGCGGTAGAGAGCCTCAAAAACGGTGAGTACGTGGGCATCTTTCCCGATGGCACCCTGTCGCGTTCCTTCGAGCTCTCCGACTGGAAATCCGGTGCCGCCCGCATCGCGCAGAAAGCCGACGTACCGCTCGTGCCGTGCGCGATCTGGGGCTCCCAGCGCATCTGGACCAAGGGCCGTAAAAAGGAACTTGGCCGCACCGGCTACCCGATCATTGTTAACGTCGGCCCACCCGTGCCCACCGACGGCACCCCTGAAGAAGCCACCGCGCGCCTGGTTGATGCAGTACAACAGCTTCTTGATGAAGCGCGGCAGATGTACAGCGACAAGTTCGGCCCCTTCGAACCGGGCTTAGACTGGATGCCCGCTTCCATGGGTGGGTCCGCCCCGACCCCGGAGGAAGCACGCGAACTCAACCGCCGCGAAAAGGAAGAGCGGGAACGAAAGAAAGCACAAAAATAA
- a CDS encoding lysophospholipid acyltransferase family protein — protein MKVVDKLFRIPDALPDVHPHPTESKEPFYQFVISAFKRVMRAQGLSFIVRGAENVPERDGAIFVINHTGYYDFIFAGIGPHLRGKRLVRFMAKVEVFDTPVVGTLMRWMKHVPVDRAAGAASIDEAVRWLRSGGLVGIFPESTISRSFELAEFKTGAARIADEAGVAMIPTVIWGSQRIWTKDLPKNLGRSKTPVILSYGEPVYTTGNPEEDTARVKAAMEELLTRNHSEYAEKFGPFPKGEPWMPASLGGSAPTLEAANETQKRERAEKLAKQAEKGS, from the coding sequence ATGAAAGTCGTGGATAAGCTGTTCCGCATTCCGGATGCGCTGCCGGATGTACATCCGCACCCGACGGAGTCGAAAGAGCCGTTCTACCAGTTTGTGATCTCCGCATTCAAGCGCGTTATGCGGGCCCAGGGCCTGAGCTTCATCGTGCGCGGCGCGGAAAACGTGCCGGAGCGGGACGGCGCGATCTTCGTGATCAATCACACCGGGTACTACGACTTCATCTTCGCGGGTATCGGGCCGCATCTGCGGGGCAAACGTTTGGTGCGCTTCATGGCCAAGGTCGAAGTGTTTGACACTCCGGTCGTCGGCACGCTTATGCGGTGGATGAAGCACGTGCCGGTGGACCGCGCCGCGGGCGCTGCCTCTATCGATGAGGCGGTGCGGTGGCTTCGCAGCGGCGGGCTGGTTGGAATCTTCCCTGAGTCGACGATCTCCCGCAGCTTTGAGCTAGCGGAATTCAAGACGGGGGCCGCCCGCATCGCCGACGAAGCCGGCGTTGCCATGATCCCCACCGTGATCTGGGGCTCCCAGCGCATCTGGACTAAGGATCTGCCGAAGAACCTGGGTCGCTCGAAGACACCCGTCATCCTGTCCTACGGCGAGCCCGTGTACACCACCGGCAACCCGGAGGAGGACACCGCGCGCGTCAAAGCCGCGATGGAGGAGCTTCTTACACGCAACCATTCCGAGTACGCCGAGAAATTTGGCCCCTTCCCCAAGGGCGAACCGTGGATGCCGGCCTCCTTGGGCGGCTCGGCCCCAACGCTCGAAGCGGCGAATGAAACACAGAAGCGCGAACGCGCTGAGAAACTGGCTAAGCAGGCAGAAAAAGGATCATAA
- the serS gene encoding serine--tRNA ligase yields MIDLKYLREFPDVVRASQVARGEDPGLVDRLLEADEKRRAAIQSADTLRAEQKAFGKKIGQAAPEDRPALLEGSNELKAKVKEAEEAQKSAEATVNELQYAIANVIAGAPAGGEEDFEVLEHVGSPREFDFEVKDHLELGESLGIIDVARGAEVGGARFYYLVGDGAWLQLGMLMLAAQKAREAGFTVMIPPVLVRPEIMAGTGFLDAHDEEIYYLERDDLYLVGTSEVALAGYHRDEIIDLSEGPKLYAGWSSCFRREAGSYGKDTRGILRVHQFDKLEMFVYCQPEEAEEMHQKLLGLEREMLAAVEVPYRIIDVAAGDLGSSAARKFDTEAWVPSQGTYRELTSTSNCTTFQARRLGTRFRDADGKAQTAATLNGTLATTRWLVAILENGQREDGSVVVPEALRPWVGKDVLVPKRGKK; encoded by the coding sequence GTGATTGATCTTAAGTACCTGCGTGAATTCCCGGATGTTGTGCGTGCCTCCCAGGTTGCCCGTGGTGAGGACCCCGGGTTGGTAGACCGTTTGCTTGAGGCTGATGAAAAGCGGCGCGCTGCGATCCAGTCGGCGGACACCCTCCGGGCTGAGCAGAAAGCGTTTGGCAAAAAGATCGGGCAGGCGGCCCCAGAAGACCGCCCGGCGCTGTTGGAGGGGTCCAACGAACTGAAAGCCAAGGTCAAAGAAGCCGAGGAAGCGCAGAAATCTGCTGAGGCAACGGTCAATGAACTGCAGTACGCGATCGCTAACGTGATCGCCGGTGCGCCCGCGGGTGGGGAAGAAGACTTTGAGGTCCTCGAGCACGTGGGTAGTCCACGCGAGTTCGACTTTGAGGTCAAAGATCACCTGGAACTTGGCGAATCACTGGGGATCATCGACGTGGCCCGGGGCGCTGAGGTTGGTGGCGCACGCTTCTACTACCTAGTCGGCGATGGTGCGTGGCTGCAGTTGGGAATGTTGATGCTCGCGGCCCAAAAGGCACGCGAAGCAGGCTTTACGGTGATGATCCCGCCGGTGCTCGTGCGGCCGGAGATCATGGCTGGAACCGGCTTCTTAGATGCGCATGATGAAGAGATTTACTACCTCGAGCGCGATGACCTCTACCTCGTTGGAACATCCGAGGTAGCACTGGCTGGCTACCACAGGGACGAAATCATCGATTTGTCCGAGGGCCCGAAGCTGTACGCAGGGTGGTCGAGCTGCTTCCGTCGAGAAGCTGGCTCCTATGGCAAAGACACGCGCGGCATTCTGCGCGTCCACCAGTTCGACAAACTGGAGATGTTCGTCTACTGCCAGCCGGAAGAGGCAGAGGAGATGCACCAAAAACTGCTCGGGCTTGAGCGCGAGATGCTCGCTGCGGTCGAGGTTCCGTACCGCATCATCGACGTTGCTGCAGGTGACCTGGGCTCTTCCGCCGCGCGCAAATTTGATACGGAAGCGTGGGTGCCGTCGCAGGGGACCTACCGCGAGCTGACCTCGACGTCGAACTGCACGACCTTCCAAGCACGCCGTCTAGGCACGCGCTTCCGTGACGCAGACGGAAAAGCCCAGACCGCGGCCACGCTCAACGGCACGCTGGCCACCACGCGCTGGCTCGTGGCTATCTTGGAAAACGGCCAGCGAGAAGACGGATCCGTGGTTGTGCCTGAGGCGCTGCGGCCGTGGGTAGGCAAGGACGTACTTGTTCCAAAGAGGGGAAAGAAGTGA